GGTTTTGGGAACGCTAGAAACATTTTCAACCAAGCGAATCGATTCTACGTGTACTTTCTTTCCATCCTCCCATCCAAACAGCAGTGCTACCGCTTCGTAGGGCAGCTCTGCTTCGGCATGGGCCTCTAGTTGGTCCATGTTTTTTTCAGAAATCTTTACTCGATAGGACACTTCGAAAACACTCATCAAAAAGTACACTTGATATCTTCTAGAACAATACAAGTCTCAACCTCCCCCACCCCAGGGAGATTACCAAACCGGTTCTCCAAGAACTGACGAAGTTCAGATAGATTGTCCACAACCACCTTAAGCATCAAGCCGCAACTCCCGTCAAGTATGTAGGCTTCAGTCACCTCTTCGAGGCTCTTCACCTTCTCAGCAAGAGCGCTCGCTTCTTTCATAGCAACTTTAACACGGATGATTGTTCGTATGCGACGTCCTATCTTGAGAGGGTCAACATCGATTGTAAAACGACGGATAACACCCTCTTCCAAGAGATTGTTCACCCGACGACGTACTGTGACTTCTGTGCGATCCACATGTTCAGCAATCTCAGAATATGACCGACGGCCATCTTCTTTGAGCATCTCGATAATTTTCTTGTCGATTGTATCTAGCTCCATCTGAGTTCACCAATAGCATCCATAACTGCTACACGAATGATTCAAAGATGCGTGAATGAATCCGAACATATATAGATAGTGTTCAAACATATTATTAGGTAAATTGTTTTGAAAAGAAACACAACAACGAATAAATTACACATTCAATAGATACAAAAAGTATGTTACTTGACAGAACTAGAGCACACGAATTTGTTCATCCAAAATGCGATCTGCCTCTTGTAACATGACCGCGTAGAGTTCAATATAGTCTATCAGTTGCGATGACTTAATCTTTTCCTCAAGTAATTCCTGTATTTGAAATATGCCTGATGCATTATTCATGAAAACAGAAATTCGAACGGGCTTCTTTTCTCCCTTTTCTATAGCAATACTCTCTATTGCCATAGCTGATGCGCTGTGAATATTCACACTTCCCGCCTCAAAAGGAATTCTTGCTCTGCCTTTTGTCATGTCCAATGCGTCAGCAATGCCAACTATCCCGGCTTCTGTAGTCTGTGGAGTTATTTTCTTATCATGAGATTTGATTGCATGCAAAACATGTCCTCGGATATGGATACGCTTGTGCGCATCATCGGGATACACCTTATCCAAAATCCGATTCAGAATAGGTAAGGCTAATGTGACGCTGAAATTTGTATGATTCTCTCTATGAACACTCATTCCAATGTCATGTAGATAGCAAGCAAGAAGCACTATGAGATAAGCATCTTCTAATGTGGCGGTGCGTTCCTTAACCACCGTAGGTTTCACTGCACTGTTCAGAGTATCAAAGAGCTTGATACCGTTCTTTGTAACTATTAGCGAGTGT
The sequence above is drawn from the Candidatus Lokiarchaeota archaeon genome and encodes:
- a CDS encoding AsnC family transcriptional regulator, producing MELDTIDKKIIEMLKEDGRRSYSEIAEHVDRTEVTVRRRVNNLLEEGVIRRFTIDVDPLKIGRRIRTIIRVKVAMKEASALAEKVKSLEEVTEAYILDGSCGLMLKVVVDNLSELRQFLENRFGNLPGVGEVETCIVLEDIKCTF
- a CDS encoding HD domain-containing protein, with amino-acid sequence MNNKKTRHPLKDRVRNLFGDKKLCRLAFDALENDTEVQTLLEDSNRMAIDRMHFSDHGHIHSLIVTKNGIKLFDTLNSAVKPTVVKERTATLEDAYLIVLLACYLHDIGMSVHRENHTNFSVTLALPILNRILDKVYPDDAHKRIHIRGHVLHAIKSHDKKITPQTTEAGIVGIADALDMTKGRARIPFEAGSVNIHSASAMAIESIAIEKGEKKPVRISVFMNNASGIFQIQELLEEKIKSSQLIDYIELYAVMLQEADRILDEQIRVL